The nucleotide window GCTGGAGCCTGACCACGGCCGACGGCAGTATGGAGCTCGTGGTCCCCAAGGACTTGGCCGCCGATGTGGAGATTCATACCGGAGACGGTCATGTGGACACGGACCTGCCCATCACCATCGCCGGGCGCTGGGGCGGCCACGATTTGCGCGGCCGATTGAATGGCGGTGGACCTCCGCTGCGCCTGCGCAGCGGCGACGGCTCCATCTATCTGCGAACCGGCGGAACTTCTGGAAGCTTGTGAAGGCTCTTTCGTCCTTCGAGCAGGCGTAGAAAAAGCCTCCGCATCAGGAGGCTTTTCTGCTGCGGGAATCGCTAGGCCTTGACGACCTTGCCGCTGCGCAGGCAGGCGGTGCAAACGCGCAGACGCCGGGTCGCGCCCTTCACGCGCGCATGGACCGGGCGCAGGTTGACGTTCCAGCGCCGCTTGGTCACGTTGTGGGCGTGGCTGATGTTGTTGCCGAAGCGCGGCCCTTTGCCGCACAGGTCGCAAACCCTTGCCATGGAGCACTCCAGGAGAGATCAGGACTGGCCCAACAAAGTATTGATTTTAGCAGATTCCGCGCTATCTTCCCAAGACATGGACCCGGCGCGAGAGAGCTTCCTCAAGACCATCGGTTGGAGCATGGCGGCGGGATTGATCGCGGTGATCCTGTACGCCATCGGGCTGATCTTTATGTCGGTCACGGATACCAAACAAGCGCAAGAGGTGGGGGCGAGCCCGCAGCTTTACTTTTACGTCGGCTCGGCGATGGTATTCGCGCTGGTCACCGGCCTGGTGATGCTGGGGATGATGTTGCTGCGCTGGCGGAAGCAAGCCAAAAGCACCCACAGAGCCGCAGATGCGCCGAGAGATTGACGATCGGTTCGTTGATTCATGGACGGCCTAGGGCTGCGGCGTGGCCATCTTCAATGAAGTAATGAGTTCACCCTCGCCTTTTTCTGTCCGCACGCTATGCGATACTGAGGTCATGCCCGCCCTCATCCAGCCGAAGAAAGTCCAGGTGAACCTTACGGCGGGCACCGGCATGGAGATCGAGTGGC belongs to Terriglobales bacterium and includes:
- the rpmB gene encoding 50S ribosomal protein L28, with product MARVCDLCGKGPRFGNNISHAHNVTKRRWNVNLRPVHARVKGATRRLRVCTACLRSGKVVKA